In a genomic window of Glycine max cultivar Williams 82 chromosome 13, Glycine_max_v4.0, whole genome shotgun sequence:
- the LOC100806523 gene encoding uncharacterized protein LOC100806523, with translation MSRGSVNRKHVTRKDVKRVQALIEHCLTQNMNKEEAVELISQVEIEPNFIKLVWQKLEEENQEFFKCYYAKMAWKQKMMLLSIFSEEQGEITGLTSSAPLPTFDGSHNPAVSSQANCNVGLTTIPSSFPTFDGLHSPEVLSQPNSIFDGSHNPSFLSQPNSIAGLTPFASLPTFDELHNPVDLSQPNFSFDGSDNLAVLSQPNSNVDLTEIASLPNFDGSHNLAVLPQPNSNVDLTEIAPFPTFDGSHNSVVLSQPNSNMAHLPPLPYYTEEQIQASLMPTNMEQPIYSSSYDVFNNCGSSLQTSMQGGAVDVSAYDKDNWISGPSSMLSDQSEDMGMIQRINREMIESWPEYSGFHPLN, from the exons GTGCAGGCTCTTATTGAGCACTGTCTGACACAAAATATGAATAAGGAAGAAGCTGTTGAGTTAATAAGTCAAGTAGAAATAGAGCCTAATTTCATCAAACTAG TTTGGCAAAAGCTTGAGGAAGAAAATCAAGAGTTCTTTAAATGTTATTATGCAAAAATGGCATGGAAGCAGAAAATGATGCTACTCAGCATATTTTCGGAAGAACAAGGGGAAATAACGGGCTTAACTTCAAGTGCACCACTCCCTACCTTTGATGGTTCACACAACCCTGCAGTTTCATCCCAAGCCAACTGTAATGTTGGCTTAACTACAATCCCATCATCATTCCCTACCTTTGATGGGTTACATAGCCCTGAAGTTTTATCACAACCTAACTCTATTTTTGATGGGTCACACAACCCTTCATTTTTATCACAACCCAATTCTATTGCGGGCTTAACTCCATTTGCATCCCTCCCTACCTTTGATGAGTTACATAACCCTGTAGATTTATCACAACCCAACTTTAGCTTTGATGGGTCAGATAACCTTGCAGTTTTATCACAGCCTAACTCTAATGTGGACTTGACTGAAATTGCCTCATTACCTAACTTTGATGGGTCACATAACCTTGCAGTTTTACCACAACCTAACTCTAATGTGGACTTGACTGAAATTGCACCATTCCCTACCTTTGATGGATCACACAACTCTGTGGTTTTGTCACAACCTAACTCCAACATGGCACATCTTCCTCCAT TACCTTACTACACTGAAGAGCAAATCCAAGCAAGTTTGATGCCAACAAATATGGAACAACCCATTTATTCAAGTTCATATGATGTGTTTAACAATTGTGGATCGTCTCTCCAAACAAGTATGCAGGGTGGTGCGGTTGATGTGTCTGCTTATGACAAAGACAATTGGATTAGTGGCCCTTCGAGCATGCTTTCTGATCAAAGTGAAGACATGGGTATGATACAAAGAATTAATCGGGAGATGATTGAATCATGGCCTGAATATTCAGGTTTTCACCCCTTAAATTAG